Below is a window of bacterium DNA.
CCGGACGGTCCTTGAAGGCGTAGGAGAAGGTCTCGATTGGATCGGCGCGCCAGCGGCGCGTATCACCGGTGTAGACACTCCCGATGTAGCCGAAACGTCGGCCGTTCAGCACGCGCTTGGGATAGCGCTTCGCACCATCGCCGTAGGCGTTGACGCTGGGGAACAGACCGCAGGCCCGGGTCCACACGCAGTCATAGCGGGCTTCGATGCGGGTGAAGACGGAGATCTTATCGAACGGGCCGAAGCCGGCGGGAGCGACGTCAGCCTCGATCTCCAGGTTGAGCACGTGGGCCATCTGGCTGACGTCGAAGTCGTCTGCCGCGTTCAGGTCATCAGCGATGGCGCGAACCTGGAAATCGTAGAAGCCGTGGACCTGGACCTTGCGATCCCACAGGTCGATGGCGTGGCCGGCGCTCGCGGCCAGCACGAACCATCCGACCAAGGCTCCGATGAGATGACGGGCTCCCCTCCCCATGCGCAATCCTTGGCCCCCGAGCGCAACGGTTCGCAATTCGCGTTCCAACTCCGCAGCCGCAACGCAGGGTCGTCGAGCGGCACAGCAAGGTAGGGCTGAACCTCGTCCCCAATGACCAGTTCGACCTCTGGGTTGCGCACG
It encodes the following:
- a CDS encoding nitroreductase family deazaflavin-dependent oxidoreductase — encoded protein: MKKAARITAAVFFGYVGLALAFDAFIGVSQIALGGLEGVLRTIDEEGEVHETRMIVLQDGEVTWVQSGHHFRGWYHRLVRNPEVELVIGDEVQPYLAVPLDDPALRLRSWNANCEPLRSGAKDCAWGGEPVISSEPWSDGSCWPRAPATPSTCGIARSRSTASTISRFAPSLMT